The following is a genomic window from Thalassophryne amazonica chromosome 14, fThaAma1.1, whole genome shotgun sequence.
GGCCAAGTTGAAATGGAACTTTTGAAATATCCTTATGAGAACATTTTATGAAGTACTTTAAATGGAATGTCTGATTTATGTCGACAGTATTTATGTCTTTAGGATTATGTCATCCTGTGATCTCAGTTTCTCACCGAAGTAACGGAGCCTTCAGCAATGTCAGCCAGATTatattcttcctcctcctcctcatccatCTTCTCCTTCTTGGCATCTGGCTGATCAGTGCTGGATAAAGGAACGATTCAGTCTGAATCATTAAACGTGGATTATGATGTAAATAATCAGTGCGCTCACAGAAAACAGAGTAGTAGCGCAGGTAGGTgaatggataaggagctggcctgccaatatgtagaggtGGGTTTGAATCTTGCtcgtgctacctgtctgtgtccttggacaagacatttaatctacATGGTCTCCGTCCATCTAGCTGTAAATAGGTACccgctttggctggggaagtaacctgcgtcagaCTGGCGTCCCAGCTGGGTTGAGTCGTAAACTCTCATCCGCTCGACGCCACGTAatcaatccagagataagcaccaggCTTTACAGCCTATAAAGGACTTACTTTTTCTTCTTTGACAGAAAGCACACtttttaaacaagagcaatctgagatttctgacgtctgccaagggATGTGATTTACactgtgacccggactttacctggatccggattccacaatacAGTGCAATAATTgcacactgatccagaatggtccaactgatcaagatgttgcaatctgatatttaattcataaactgaaacaaaatattgtcttcctgatcttggttttacatcatgatgtcgtatctctgaagtagttttgacgtaaccctTAAAAGTCTACAGAGTGAAATTGTgaaccagaatccggatctggatcctccaaaatttaatggagtcttccaaggccaaaCATCAAtgtgtagttttgatgtaatcctcaaaatctgacaaagtgaagcgtacgaattgaaatcctgatccagaatacctcaaaaattcagtggagttttcatttttatgtaatccttcaaattctacataaagtgaaatcttgatccagaatccagatctggatcacctcccaaatttaatggagtcttccacagcctaataactatctgtggtgaaaatttcatcaaaattcatggagtagttttgacgtaatcctgctaacagacagacagacaaataaataaacatcaacgattttattacgtccttggcagacatttaaaaaaaaaaaaacatgagtcaCCAGAAGATAAGATATTCCCCCTCACTTAgttcccacaaatcagtaatataaAGTGTCAGTGGAtcaccagtttcattcatatttagcataagggtacagccttatgctaaatatgaatgaaacgggtcaactggttcttgagataccaTACTAGCAAGCAAaaacggacagatggacggacatgctgatcgctataaCCCCTGGATTTCATATCAGgtgataaaaaaagaaatacattATTTCTGGATTACATTTACTTACCTTTTAAACTACAGCAAAATAGTGAATCTAAACTTACTCTTTGCCAAATATCTGAGCACTAGTCTTCAGCTGCTTTTTCTTTTCCACTTCTGTGAGAGGAAAGATGCTCTTCATCTTGTCCAGAGATGCTTGACAATGTTCACTAATTGCCTCAGGGCGCTCAAGAGCAGCTTTTAGCCATGGCTCCATGGGGGGAAGAGGTGTGCCGGGGCATACTGCCCGATGATGTAGGCACTGAAAGACATTGGGCAGAGGGGCCGAGGCTCATGAAGGCCGAGGGGGAAGCAATCCGATTGTCTGATGTTAACAACTTGGAGAAAAACTTCCCCGACACCCTCAACACTGAAATATAATGAATACACTGCTGCAGCACTTCAAAGCCACAGAATTCACGCTGGACTACACTACCTGGAAGTGCCTCTGGAAGCCGGGGTTTGGAATCTGATGGACTTTGAACATGTCCTTTATTTCCCCATTTTCATCCTTGCCTGTCAACATCATGGAGTCAATGAGagagtccacagcagacagctgaGCATCTAGAGGATCATAAGGCAAACAAATGTCAATTTCCTTTTTCCCCCCTCACCAAACGTCTTTCAGGTGTTCCTCTGTTAACAAAAGGACACACTGTGTCAGTGATGCAAAGAGCTTAAAAAACCAGGTACGGTATAACCAGGTATACCTTAAAATCAGGTATACATCCACTGTGCAAGTTTCAGACCTGTACTTCAGAACCAGAGACTCTGGCCCAACATGTGCCTCTGGACTGAAGCAGCCTTTGCTTTCATATTTCAGCTGCAACTCTAAACTGAAGCCACAATCATTTTGTCTGTGACAGATTAGATTTGGCACTGATCATGTGACTGAATAGCGCCATCTAGTGGAACGTCTGGATTATGCTAAATGAAAATGCCTAAGTATGTGACAAATGCACAAAACTGTAAACATTTTCAAATCAGACCCAACTATTGTTTCACCAAGTTTCACTATCATATTGATTAATAAGGcacaaatatataataataacaacaacaacattaatactactactactaataataataataataataatggaacctctgattgaagaggaacaatatgggttccgtcctggtcgtgaaacaactgaccagctcttcattgCTGGGAGCATGCCCagtcagtctacatgtgttttgtggacttggagaagccaTATGATCAGATACTGtgagaggtgctgcgggagtatggagtcagggggtcccttctcagggccatccaatctctgtactcacaaagcgagagctgtgttcgggtgctcggcagtaagtcggacttgtttccggtgggggttggcctccgccagggctgcgccttgtaaaccaatcctgtttgtgatattcatggacaggatattgaagcgtagtcgggggaggagggtttccagtttggtgggttcagggtctcatcattggtttttgcagatgatgtggtcctgttgacttcatcggcctgtgacctccaacactcactggatcggttcgcagccgagtgtgaagcggctgggatgaggatcagcacctctgaatctgaggccatggttctcagcaggaaaccgatggatttcctactctgggtagggaatgcagtcttgccccaagtgaaggagttcaagtacctcggggtcttgttcacgagtgaggggacaatgaagcgtgagattggccaaagAATCGGCGCCGCAGgaacggtgttgcattcgctctaccgtactgttgtgacaaaaagggatctgagccaaaaggcaaagctctcgatctactggtcatttttcgttcctactctcacctatgaggGTTGGgtgatgaccgaaagaactagatcgtgggtacaagcggccttaggagggtggctggtgtctcccttagagatagggtgagaagcttagtCATCTGTAGGGAGCTCGGAGTGGAGCCGCTGCTACTTTGCGTTGAAATGAGCCAGCTGAGGCGGTCCGGGCAtccggtaaggatgccccctgggcatctccctagggaggtgttccaggcacatccatctgggaggagaccccggggaagacgcctcgggatcccacagtcagaggtagtcaatgtggcccgggaaaagggaagtctggggtcccctgctggagctgttgccaccgcgacccaatcccggataagcggttgaagaagaGTAATGAGAGAGTTATAATATAgagttatataatatatatatattatataaagagTTATATAATAATGCATATAGAATAGTTTTATTAAAGGTAATATTCTGTGTGAAGGGAAAGGTGGGCTGTGATGAGCCTAAAACCAATACACAAcagctacaaaaaacaaaacaaaacaaaaaaaaactaaaaaatacaTTATTATTTCAGGACAATTCATGTTTCCATTATCCTCTTAAAAGTCCAATAAATCATAAAAATATATATGCATTCCATCAAACAATTTAAAATGCAGTAAAACTCAcacataatggattcaggtggaccagtgaagtctgtccgttataatcaaaatccattatatgcataaaatggacaaaatccatatcTAAAATCCAGTGgcgggtacagctaaccaaaaagttagctctgataaccactaatcagctAAATGAAAAGCTATTTTTTATaccgctaaactgataaaccacaaaaaaatttagcggaagctatagCTAAccgctaaccaataactttcagtattgtctgcagtacactctcagctactaacaagccaattttgagtttaaacactgccagcACTTCTGACAAAATCAAAGGCAATcataaacccaaacacagccaatgagtcagcacttatgtctttgtgcgtcctgcccactgctgtagggaagcataATTTACCCTGACAGCATACAGAGGTtcagccgtgaggcagaggtcttgaaaaggaaagcaggtttgacttatcgttttgatttataaatcaaattaatccggatagaataactacattaatgtcaactcttaaaatgtacaaagtgaaaatataacatatatgttaattttaaaatactgcactaattctgaagatttgaacacacacagatgcccaaatggATTATGGGTAAGTTGTGATTCGACAACGTATAATGGCAGTAGATtgtagtgttctatgcattttgaccccggttatatcacatggttgtcgacctgaatcaGAAGTCAATGAACAGACTTTTCGGTTTtagaaatgcctttttttttgttagaaatgaaaaaatgtcatattttacaaaacccatttatttgtaaacaccaacacacacattaaattAACTTGTATtgcttttacatagaatgaattagtcagccaatcagtgtgagcggaggctgagtttacccataatccctttgggcatctgtgtgtgctaatgttcaaatcttcagaattagcgcattattttaaaactaacagatatgtggtatattttcactttgtacattttaagagttgacattaatgtagttattctatccggattaatttgatttataaatcaaaaccataagtcaatgctgctttccttttcaaaacgtctgcctcatggctggaccgctgtatgctgtcaagggtaATGACCTTTGGCTTTTTTTTGTGTGGCAGCCTGGTGGCCAGACCCCTTCTGCtgtggtagagttgagctcagccccTCTTAGCTGCCTCACTGCGGCAAAATACATACCAGGGCTGTACGCTTAGCTTTTTCACTAGGAGCACAGGTGCTCCTAAatgaaaaaatttaggagcacagataaaaatttaggagcactgtgaaatttcttgatacaattttattattaacgcaaagacacatactgtacagagagtaccttttctacacacacatgcacattttatatgattctaatgttgtatttatttcattgttttttacttccttttctatcattatttacatcattgcttttgtccatttcattattttgctgtgtatttcttgtattattttaaaccctcacacacacataacatcccCGTCCCACTTTTTATACTCAGGTCGCCTACTACGCTTAGCTACATTCAACCAACGgtccacagcacacacacacacacacacacacacacacacacacacacacacacacacacacacacacacacacacacacacacacacacacacacacacacacacacacacacacacacacacacacacacacactcttgtcgatttgtacagatgtgggaatggttttctctatgggatatacagtggtccctcgtttatcgtgggagttacgttctaaaaatagcccacgataggcgaaatccgcgaagtggccagtgttattttttacaattattacagatgttttaaagctgtaaaacccctcactacacactttatacacttttctcaatcaggcatgaacattttctcacttttctcttgtgtgtaaacactctcaaagttcaaacctgagtagaaaaatcccGGTCCCCCCACTCCCCAATTCAAGGGGGTACCTATGCTTGTTCCCCATGTTGAAAATATACCCCCTATCTAGGGAAAACCTTCAGACAATCACCCCCCTATCATGGGCTTTTTTGCAtgatatttttttataattttattttttactggggTCTGATGAAAAACTACCCCCTTTTTCGAAAATCTCGGGAGATGGTTTGaaaatagggctgccacaaacgactattttgatagtcgactagtcaacaattatttttgcgattagtcgactagtcggatcatcaatcattcagaaatataaagagtgtggtactttatagtaaatctgtgtcaggtaggcagttttcaaaaactaaatgtccatgctggaaggagacaagtgagggaagccaccaagacacaactctgcaacatttttatttttatcttcattttacttatagtcccaactttttctgatttgtggttgtttctgttgcatttctgaaattacagaactgctttaaagaaaagtgtgaacattttattgtgttttaaaactttgtggcgcaaatgcaaacaccaaactcttataaagaggaaaaaatacctggacatgtgcaggaaaactgatataaactgaacagaacaatgcaggctgatttgactccccataatttttgtataaataaatcagaataaaataagaggtaactcactttgaaattaataaaacatatagctgcagcttataataacttttcaaaataaaaaaaatcaggagcttgtatttttattctgactccagttcatttagtgtgatgaagtcatttatttctcctcatcgcttaagattgaacaaataaatacttttGGAAAAtagcagctgttaaagttcagaattctcacctgctttttgtgatctgtgcttctgaacatcactgcagcagggtttattttttatccagtgtttgtgtaatttttcctcagttcattcagatattctaattttttaaggatgtttttaaggatatttgaccgtttattttatctcatgatctcataaattcagtatacgacgcgcacatggtgtgaacaggatggtgccgtcagaaaaacaccggtagagaaagagcagagaaaagaaaagtaaagaaaagtagtttttttttgttgttgttattgttttgttttgtttttttatgtttactcgggttaaaatcctctctctgctccgcgctcgctgtgtcacgtgcactgatggttctcagcagaatgtaacgtctcgtgcctccgttcgcagtctcacacacacacacacacacctcctctggtaaactgcgcattttagacggctttgaacaagacggccaccgttttaatcagccgtcttatccaagtttgaacgttcaaatgacggcaggacggctcgataggccgcgaaaggtgaaccgtgaatgaaagggttgaaatacattctcgcacacgtgcgcccgttttatttttttactgcgtAAAATGGTAGCAGTCTAaaggttatcagaactaaatttattggaagctaattggtccactgatggtttttgaagttagctgaaaagctaatgcacgaacaaaaagttatctttgataattagtggttagcggattagcggaactgtgcccaccactgctaaaatCCATGTATAAAATGGccgaaatctgttatatgtatgtaacggattagttacagtcaggagccaCCCAACGATCTACggtgaatccccagcaccaattaagcttacttatttccttgattaaaagcctgtccttgaatcaggacctgcctcatttaatgactgggtcaaaacttcgtctgaaaaaataaatgcctgactTAAATAAGCGCTGGACATCATGtgtattacatttggtcgagtcactcttttctaAATCTGCTGTGGagtagtaccttaaaatcctgaagcctgatttatgctcctgcaactctgtaactccatggccatgcaatgatgtcgatgTGCACATTACCATTTTAAAGTTTTCAGtcgcgtctttatgcaatttacagcaggaacagcGTCTTCTTCTGGATTAATTCATCCATTCAAGGCTAGCCCATTTTGAAGAGCACCCTGTATTTTCACTTCAGCAGACATTTCTTAACGCTGAGAAACATTCCTTTATTCTctctttttaataataataatgattctaGCGCTATGTGCCTTGTAGCATCAGAatacttttttaaaatcatttcaaCAAGATCAAGATCATACAGTTTTTGTTGCCTGTGACATTTTTCACCAAATGTTTACTTTGAGGCTTTCCTCAACAACTCAGAACCCCCTGGATTAAATTATTCTGTGAGGCAAAAACTTTGCGTTTTTGCAAATTGTAGTTTTCATGAGTTGAGCAACAAATCCTATCACTCATTTCACAGTAATGTAACACTGCTTTGAGAACGTTCTGACTTGCAGTAATTGTACCTGATGGTGTGAACTTCTTGTTTTCAAGAGAAGGAAACGCAAACTGTCTGAGGTCTTCCATGAAAGGCAGCTGGATGTAAATCAAACACTGTGGAATATCAAGGATGGGCCGTTAGCGCCATCATACAGAATCAGTGAAGACAATCCAACTGAGTGTGTTCTCACCTCGTAGTGCAGCTTGATGCACGGGAATGCAGCGCCCACTTGGGGGTTGGAGCGCCTATCATATACATATCGTACTATGGCCACCATTTTGAGCTCGTCCAGCGCTCGGATGAGAGCCGACAGCGCCACTCCAGCATGCTGCTCAGAGAAACCAGCAGAAAAACACAAAGTGACCACTACCAACCCACAGCCACTACACCTTTTCACACCATTCTCACCTCATCGTCCCTCGCAGGAAAGATCTTTATGACGTTGTTTCCCATGAAGTGATGGCGATGTACCTGTGAAAACCACTTCAGTCAGatttactaaataaataaataaggctaAAAAGCTCAGTTAACAATGGTGTAGTGTACCATGTCCTGTTTTGTAAAGCCAAGAACAGCAAAGCACTTCCCATCGTGCTTGTATTTCATCTGTTCTTGATCTACTTTGGAAAAAGGCACAATGTCACTTCCATAACGAAACCCTGCAAAGAGAGAAAAGATAAAGTTTAAAGGATAAATAAAAGGCAGATTTTTCTTGGatggtgttaagaaatttgtgttCTCACCTTGAATTGTGTCATCTTTCTGCACCTCTGTCTCATTGTCATCATCCAGGCAGTAGACGGTCTCTCGCTTCACATCATCTTTCTGGCTAGTTTGAGCATCAACTGTAATCCACGTCTTCTTCAGCTTCTCTTCAGTCACCTGGAACACATGAAGACTTAAATCTCTAGACTTTAAAACCACAATTCCACAAGTCAGACTTTATCTCTTAAGTACGACGGCACTTCAAAAAGTTCCCAGCCTCACCTTGAAACAAAAGCATCTGGAGGCTCAAGCTGTGACCTTCTTCCACAAAGGAATAGCAAAGCTTGAATACTGATGGTCCAAGTACATTGAAAATAGACTAGGTTGAAAAATAATGAAAGAACAACTTTCCTACTGTGATGTTTTCCAGGTGGGGTTGCGAACTTTTTTTAAGTACCCTCATCATGGAAGTGGTTTGTTGTTTCACTTTATGATACACAGAGACCACAGTGGTTGCATAAAAACTCACAGCTTAGATGCaaaaaaatatgtatttaatGGTTAATCTAAAATTGTTTTATATTAAATACatttaattttctatacccacctactccaatcaagggtcaccatgagacagggtacatcctggacaagaCGGCAGTCTGtcccagggccacatacagacagacaaacatctaCACTCACACCAACGGTCAATTTTTAACtgttcaattcacctaaccagtatgtctttggaagtgggaggacccagagggaacccacgagaACACGAGAAGAACATGTAAACTCTATACAGAACGGACTAGGTGGGAAACAATCCcacgactttcttgctgtgaagcaacagagctaaccactaagccaccatgctgcttaaTTTTCACAGGCGTGATGTTGTTTGAAAATCTTAAATAATTTAGCCTCCAAAAatcaataacagaaaaaaatacattttaatggtGGTGTATATTCTTCCAGCACATTTAGTCAACTTACTGCTTTGTATCCAACAATACAGATGGACAGAGAGCTGCCAATGGTGAGCTGACAGGGCCAGGCCATAGGCCTCCGCTCAATACATTTGAACTTACACAGCTGCTCAATGGCATCACTGCAACAGGAGTCAAGCACATCCAAAACCAACATATATGACATCAGTGAAAGACAGAATTCATTACTCTGACAATGTCGAGAGAAACACATACAATGTGTGACAGGCAAAAAGTGACAGTAAAACATTCAGTCTTCAGTAACAACTCTCCAACCTGAAGGTGTATGTTTCATTCAGGCCATCCTCCTCCTCCAGTCTGAGCATGATGTGTTTGACCATTTCCAGACCTTCACGCTGTTCCATGGACAGGCCTTTGCCTGCACCTGGCTGATCAGGCATTCTGCTGTCTCCATCTCCTCCATCACGTTCATTATCCTCCACGGGGAAAG
Proteins encoded in this region:
- the xrcc5 gene encoding X-ray repair cross-complementing protein 5; the protein is MAGTKSAVVLCMDVGFSMSNSAPGEESSFDLAKKVIQKFVQRQVFSETKDELALVLFGTDFTKHSLDQDGQYQHIRVHRHLMAADFELLDGIENQVHPESQQADWLDALVVCMDLLHSETKGKKYERLNIALLTDLSTQANPEQLDVIVENLKQADITLQFFLPFPVEDNERDGGDGDSRMPDQPGAGKGLSMEQREGLEMVKHIMLRLEEEDGLNETYTFSDAIEQLCKFKCIERRPMAWPCQLTIGSSLSICIVGYKAVTEEKLKKTWITVDAQTSQKDDVKRETVYCLDDDNETEVQKDDTIQGFRYGSDIVPFSKVDQEQMKYKHDGKCFAVLGFTKQDMVHRHHFMGNNVIKIFPARDDEHAGVALSALIRALDELKMVAIVRYVYDRRSNPQVGAAFPCIKLHYECLIYIQLPFMEDLRQFAFPSLENKKFTPSDAQLSAVDSLIDSMMLTGKDENGEIKDMFKVHQIPNPGFQRHFQCLHHRAVCPGTPLPPMEPWLKAALERPEAISEHCQASLDKMKSIFPLTEVEKKKQLKTSAQIFGKDTDQPDAKKEKMDEEEEEEYNLADIAEGSVTSVGSVDPARDFRALVKQKTLPFGEVCQQLTYRIEQLLGNKNTHYYMKSITCIQAFREQSVKMGNADLYNSYLQSLKRSIPNRGLDVFWDLLVQDAITLISKCEVEGSTVSKEEAAQFLVPEVKKEEVAAPAPEDTGDVDDLLDMM